In Quercus robur chromosome 11, dhQueRobu3.1, whole genome shotgun sequence, the sequence ATGTACATTTTCGAATAACTAATAATAAAGTTGGCAATGACTAATAAATTATAAACCAATCCACATCTTATTGGCTACTTAACCAATCCCACTTTCTCAATTACTATACTGGGAAAATATAGAGCCACTTTATCTTAACTAATagaccaaaatcaaaattagagCACCACCAATCACTCAAGGTGAACCAGTTAGAGCTGCAGTACTTAATGGCTTGCCTCGTCCCATAGTGAAACCCCTTGTCCCATCTGGCATTCTTGGGCCCTTGGAAGCCTGTTTGGCTGATGCTTCACAATGAACACCACTGCTGCACAGTTGTGGAGATAAGGCAATTAGGCCACGTCCAATATGGCTTTGAGCACGTCCCCGGGACTTTCCTCGTCCTCGAGCCCATCCTTTCTTTGTTCCAACTGAATTTTCCTCAGCCTAATAATATAGCAGACAttctttttaataagtaattatTTTTGTCTGTAGGGAAAGTGTATCAAGACAATCAAATTAGGCCAATGTTGCACCTTCCTTAGTGTGCAAGTTATGAAAAGACtaatttgtttgaaaatttagcTTGGTGAGATGAATGAGGTGCACATAGTGAGCCTATATGCCAAAAATGACTCCCTATAGTGTTCCTCATTTAGAAGATCATAGAGTCTGgtttatgcataaaaaattctaCTATATGATTAGTTATAAAAGCGAGGACACTTACATTGCTCTCAATGGCCGAATCTATGTTGTTTGGCTGCGAGGACTCTTCATAGGATTCAGGAGGTGGCTTCTCATCATCCTCTGAAACACTATCAAAGTCTGACTTTCTGCTCTTTAGAACAGATTTTGGCTGGACATCATTACAATCGAAGTAATGAAATTTGTTTAATACAGAAGCATAGTGATAAAAGAAGTCAGAAGCTACAAGGAGAACTAGCTTAACAATTTAATTAGACATACTGTTCGTCTAAGCAGCAACTTTACTCGAAGCCCCTTTCTCCAGTTCCTTTCATCATTTAATTTCTCAACCTGGTGAAGTTGACAAGTTATTAATGCTGTTACAAGGATAGTAATGAACTTAGAAAGTTTGTATATTAAGTTTCTTCATGATTTTTTCATACCGCTTTTTCAGCTCTCTCTGTAGTCTCATACTCCACAAGTGCATGGagctaaaaagaaaagaaattcggACAAATAATGTAAGAAAAACTCTTGGAATAATCTCTTGCCTATAAGAACAAAATGGCTTAACTCATTCTGTCTACCTTGTTACTAATTGAAAAATCGCATTTGGAGCGGGAAGAATTGGATTCCTGGGGATGACATATTCGAATTGTTTTCACACTGCACAGTGACACAGTAACCATAATAAGCCACAAAGACCTAAAAAAACCAGATGAGAAACAAAATACAATCAACAGACCCAACCTTCCAACCACACCAAATATTTTCTCAAGGTTTTGATGAGAGTGATCTTCAGGCAAATTCTCTGCAACAATAGTACGAGACTGCAAGACAAAGAACCATTACAAGaaaaactttctaaaaattaCAGTTTTCCTCATTATAGGAAGTCTAACAGTGCTTACCTGTAACTCCTCTTTGGCTCTCTCAGTGAAAGGGTCTCTACGTCTAACCTTCTTGCCATCATCACTTAAAACCTTGCAAGCATCATAAAAAGAGTATGTATACTCAAAGACCGCACTATAGAAAATTTACACAAGCTTTAATTAAAACCTATCTGTAATATATATTAACAAGTAGAAATTCTGAAGTTGACCAAAGACATACAAGCCTTGGAGAGGACCGCAGTGCCTGGACAAGTACAGAGTTATTACTAACAAGGGACTTGATCTTTTTTGTGGAAGCAATAACAGATATTGGAACTGTCATGAAGACAAAACACAAGAATGagaattatttttgaattgaatATACATACAAATAGTACTATTCCACGATCCTTACCATAACCTTCGGGATCTTTATTTATGTGTTTCACCAAAGCATCATATGCAAGCAGACTCATATCGCTGAACTGGTATTCCACCTGTCATATAAACAGAAACcattctcaaaattttgaaaggtGTAAAAAGTACAATAGGAGCTTGCACTAAACAATACATCATTATATAGAATTGTCACAACAAAAGGAAACATTTTATGCCAGAAAATACTTCAGGTTTGAGGATTCAATAGCAGGAAAAGTAGCAACAATCAACGGTCTGTAGCTGGAGGGGAGCAACTGGAAGGTAATAGAAAATATGTAGAGCAAACATATTATGTCATGGAATTGGCTGAGAAATCTAGATAAGACTTGTAAGAGCATCTCCACTAGATTagacaaatttttgtactatttggagaatgaacagtaacttttaccttttagctACCAACTTTTTCAGTTACACTTTCCAATAAATTCTATATCTCattttctatctcatttaaatattatttcttcattcattattattatttttttaactacacatcttccaacatttttttattcaataccttattattataatagaaaaaaatatatttgaagaatgaacaatagcccatcagacttgatgagctactgtttatgagccaaaaaaaatttcaagtataGAGAGTCTATTGGAGACCTATTTTGTGGATTTACTCTCTACAATAGAGACGATTTTGTGTTTAAAGAGcttattggagatgctctaaatGGGAGGAGGGGAAGTGTGTCAATGAGAATATGGAATATCACAAAATATATTGAACCTAAATTTGAAAGGATGTTGCCTCGATGTCAAGGAATGCTGAGCAACCCTAAATGAAAAGAAGGTTTAAAACATTTCAGTAGAAAACATCAATATTTGCTTGGCATTCCAACAATGGGGGCAAAAATAAGAAACACTTGTCTCCCAAAATTGTACACCTCGATTTTATAAATGGATTTCCTGCTTAGCAGGTTTCCTACAAGGGAAAAGCGAAACTATAGATTAGTCCCCTGCCAAGAATATTTTTTATGAGTATCTCATCTCATTTGGACAAGGTCCATTAAAGATTTGAAGTTTAAATGTCTGGAAAAATACCTGTGGTGAAGAGGTTGTCTAAATACTATTGATTTTGCGAGAAGAAAAAGCTCTAGGTTTTTTTTAGACAAATTTCATCAGATTTGCCTCACACTTATTATAAGTGTTGCATATGTGCGGAAATGGTACATGGATTTACATCAGTTTAGTCTGAAAGGGCCAACTATACTAGAATGTGGAAAAGCCGTAGGCATGATAGAAATGCCCAAGAAGATAAGATAATGATGCTGCCACATCTGAAATAAGTTTATCAAAAGCTGATCTTCACTGCCAagatttcattttcaaattgaCAATTTCTTAAGTTCAAAATGCGAATAACTCAACAAGATTTAAATCATGAATGTCACAGGATAGCTTGGCCTAACTTGGGCAGTGTCCAATccatttttttgtgaaaaaacattaaaattcatGGCAAATCAACACAATATTGGATAAACATGCATATCTAAAATGTGCATTGGTTTTTCTTCCCCCCTAAATGAAAATGGTGATGGAAGAATAGTTGTGGCAATCCTATCTAGGCTTGATCACAGTAGATTCTCTACCTGCCAGGAATCAATGCCTAAGGGGCCTAGATGATAAAAGGGCCACAGGCACTCCTCAGGTAGGTTGAGCCACGACCTTACTACTTCAACCCCACTCAGATCACCGGTTATTTCAAGCGTATCATGCAAATCCTCAAGCTGAATCAATGTTATGGCATTACCCTGCCCGAAGGTTCTAACTAATGGCCTACCACATTCTAAGACCCTAACCATTGGGCCACAATTCTGGGTGGTAAACTATATTGGATTTATTAACTTGATCAAGAAAAAAGCATGACTAATTCTTTACTTGTCATATAACTTATTCAAAAGATATAATGTTAGAATAATGGCTAAGGGATTAAATTAAccatttcctaatagcttaGGTTTTTGgaacaattggtaatttatcataATATACGAGCAAGTGTAATTGAATTCAAACCTATTTTCGCTGCTTGATTTGaaacaattgataatttgtcAATAAACACACATGCAACAATAGTTCACATGAATGAGACTATGCAAGATCATGTTCAAACCAATCACCTGTTTGTTGATCTTTTGCTGAAGATCATTAGTTTGGGTGTTTTTGGAGAGATTGGGTGGCACAACATTGGGGTTGGAGATCAAATATGCAGGGTCTTGGTCCCCAACATAGAACAAATTAGAGCCACAACCAGCAGTCCCACCAAGAAAGTGGAGGCATGGATAGACATAACCCGAGATAGGCATCTGGGTCTGTGATCTTGGCACAAATTCAGGTGCCTGGGCATTGAATCTGAATGATACACTGcttgtttctttcattttcatttccttttctGTACTGTCTTGGATTTTCTCAGGTTGTGCTTGTGCCATTTTcttctttgtgttattttttcaCCTCTCATCCAGAGATTTGTCTTTCAATCTTTGTTttattctctctatctctctccccCTGAAGTTTTGTAACTGTCTGTACTTTTTGACATAGATGCCACTTTTCGCGCCAATATACGGGGGCATCTATGTTTCAACGAGGGGACTGTTTTATTACACATGACCGTTGCCTGTGGGTTTGAGTTTTGACTGGTTTTTTAAGGTTAGGATTTGCTTACAAAACCAAAAGGctagttttttctctctctcccctaaAATCTTGCTATGGTCACTTTGGTCAACCGAATTATGTAACATATATTTCGTTGGGACAAGATATTACTTGTTTGACAAGTGTACAATCCATTGACCTAAGGAGATCTactattttgaaatatttgtaCGATCTTATGATTTAACTCCCAATTTTGACAACCATTTATTCAACTCCCGATTCTGACAACCATGAACTACATAGAATTATTCTATAGTCACAACAAAatctcacaacattttcatgaCAGCTGAAGCATCAATCTATTATAGGTTaagacaaaattaaataaattacaactaaaaacaaaaatgatatgaaaatgttgtgacattttgttgcaTCCCTAAACTTTCTCAActataaaaaatgcattttgggGTGGTAAAGCAGTCACACAATTCTATATATGGGATTTATATGtgtgagtttttattttttattattattataattcaatagttacaaggAGATAAGGGATTTAAATTCTAGTattttttgttagaaatacCAAGATGTATTAGTTGAGTTACATAACTCTCTTGGGATATGTATAAGTTTCATATgtgaaaaatattctctctatatatatatattcattataagATAACATTTTGTGCTAAAGAGAATCATCCTACAAGAGTTTTGGATCAATGTTCAATATTcttagacttaaaaaaaattggacctaGACTCATTAACCTGATTCAAATCCAAAGGAAAACACCTAATCTAaacccaagtttttttttacccaaGGTAAAAATGGGTCGGAGGGTTTACCtatttttgaaacaattttattctttttaatgaattagACCAAATGGGACATCACACCAGCAGAGTGTGATTTCTTTCACACACAAGCCTAATAGTTTAGTAcgctaatttaaaaaaaaaaaaaaaaaaaaaaaaaaaaaaaaactaaatgcttGGAATGATTTTGTCTTTGTCTCTacttctcactctcactctcaaatCTCATCATCTTAGTTCTCTCATGCTACTGCCACACACTTGATAATGATATAGTCCACTacgtttattttattttcttttatggtGATAATATCATTAGTAAACTTTGGATGGTGTACAATAAACTTAAAGAGTTTATATGCgttatttaattttcatattttgagtattttgttatttattctcttatttgtaataacataaaaaaagacaatacaattttttttttttatataaaaattgcaTGTGAAAAAATAGGGGTCAACCCATAACCTAATCAATCCAACCCATTCACAACTTGAATGATGACCCATATTTTTTACCTGAACCCGTTTCTAATCTGAAGTTCTGAACCTAATTAACCAACCTGACTCGAACGGTTTGCCAGGCCTAAATATTCCTATCTTCCTCTAGTGCAAGTCTAGGGtgtagatttgttaaaatagTTCTGGGCCTACTTGAGATTTACCTAAGAAGCCCAATATTTGCCAATGCAGTTTGAAATGAAATTCGTCACTCAGACAACAAAGAAGGATCTAGGTACAACTATTGTAGGTCCAAGCTAGGATTTAGTGAGAAATTGAGATTTGTCTACTTGCTGGATTCCTATGGCCCAAGCATTATTTTTTTCGTATGTAGTATTTTCTAATCAACAACCTATATAGGGAAAAGGATAGGACCACCtaattttttacaactttttaccATAATTTAGACATGACAGAGTGTgattggtaaagaaaaaattgtgaattcatGTGTAAATGATAGTTAACCACTCACAATCTATCACGTTAGAGTTAtggtaaaaaaattatggaataaTTTGTGATCCTAGAACTACTCACCTATATATGTCATATCGTATGAAACGCTCTGAAAGATGTCAATCAAAGTAAAAAGATACAAAGAATTGACTGAAAGAGTACTATGGTATTGACCAGTGTGCatagaatataaaaaatgaaatacattTACAGGTCGTTGCAACAAAGACAATCAAGATAAGTGAGAAAGTTCTGATTTTGGGTTCAAACTAAATGCTATCTTCGCATTTATGATGGTAATTCTTTAGTAGTGGATGGATCAATCTATGAGTTTGAATTTTAAAGGTAAATGTACATTTGCAATGCatattttatatacaaattGTAGTCTGTAAGACTAAATTTTTGTGTATGACTTTTCAATCCTTTTGAAATAAATTGCTCATTCATCTAAAaaagactaaattttgaaacgtGCATCCCATCTAATTTAAGAGAAACAGGGTTGTTGAAAATTGACATAGTGGGGAAAAAAGAAATCGAAATCTAGGCTCAAAGATCTCAATATGACTATCAAAAGATGAAAGAAGTGCACATAAAAGAATGAATAGATTGGTTCCACACTTCCAAGAGAAGACAAGTTTTGTTTAgaaaaatctcttatttaattgGTAAAAGTTGTCTAAGTTCTACTTGTCAATTGTCAACCAGAGAAAGATAAAGTTTAAAACAATAGCTGTGAACAAGAATTGTTGGTCAGaaggttattttatttttggttctaagaggtgcaatttttttaatagatatataatttaatatctCCCCAGGTAGAACTcatgagggaaaaaaatatatttgaaaatatgttaGCCTGGTTGGCCTATTCACCAAAATTGAGAACTCTTTTCTACATTTGTCCCCTTGGTAGTGATTTTTTACACAACTACACATGTCCTTTTGGGTAGTGTTtctatttaatataaatttccAAATTATACCATGGCAATCAAAAGGGATCATTATCTCTGGCTGGTCTTTGAAGGAATCTTAAATAGGAATGGTCTTCATTGTGGGACCAATTGCATATATTTTGCTCCGGCTACCATGTGGCTAGCCAATGTGCTTAGctgctaaaaaaataaaaatattctatCCTCTAGTAGTATTCTAGTTCTCTTATCTATCTACCAATTAAAGAAAGGGAATACTTATCAGAtttgaacataaaataaaataaattaacccTATGTATATGAGAAAGAAGTGAAGTTGATGAGAGGTTCCATCGTTTTCACACTCAATTTtcaccaaacaaacaaataccATATGTAAAGTGGACCTATCAAAGTGGGCTCCTTCATTATAATCTTGTCTACAAGATtctctctattattttgctTGTGAGAGTGACTATTTTGTCATGCACCCAGATAAACATTACAACTGATTGTGTTTTCTTAGTGGGATATGACTGGGTTAGGTAAAAGGATGATACTTGGGTTTTGAACATTTTGTGAATAATTAAGAGGCTGTTTGGAGACCATATAATTGGGTCAGCAGGTTCAAAACCATATAATGTGATAATGTAATTAAGTGCACAAACCTGTGATTTTCTTGTACTTTGTTTATCAAATGAGCAATTTTCTCAATTTAGTAAGAATCAAGCTTTGGTTTACATATGAGTGGAAGTcattaaataatgaaaagaagatTAACGCAGTAAACAGAGAAATGCTACGCGTTTAACATTTTTAcgacactttcacaacaaatcatagataataagttattgttgattctaatttgaaactcctattaaaattacttttatgCCTACCAATAACAGCTAGTAATAAtttgccacttaaaatttattgtgaaaatgtcttGAACATCACATTTCTCCGATATAAATGGCTATCTACTGATTCATTCTTGAACCTTCTCCCATTACTGCATACTTACGCAATGTGTATCTAGGACTAATGTCCTATTGGTTTTGGATGAGAATTGAGAAATCTTGTTCACCAAACAAGCCTTACCGATAATTAATGAAATGCAAGATTTGGCTAAATTGGAAGGATCATGTCAACATCTACTTGTCtacttttcattaaatatacaagaagaaaaaaatcccATTCCAGAAGGGTGAAGATAACCACAACAATTAAAGGAATAAACCCAAATATATTCTCCCAGAGATAAGTCCGGATCTTGTCCTGTTTTCTTGTACGACAAAAACACTATCCCCCACCAATTGAAGTTCGAATATTGGAATAATCATTTAATTAAAACACGTTTCTACTCATTCCACTAAATACAATAGTAACATTACAAGACAGAATCATGCCCGAAAGATCATGCtgataaaatttaacatgcaACAAATAAAAACTAGCTCAAGTGCCAAGGAAAGCAACTTTAATTCAATCATATTGCAGGGTACAACACATTGGATTCATTTGCACCAAACATTCAAAAGAAAACTGCCCCTCAGATCCGAAATTGCAACAATCTTGCTGATATCAAATTCCATTCTACATCACAACTAACTTAAAAAGCATCTTGCCAAGAATCTTTAACTCAATAGCACTATATGCTCTCctttatgagaaaaataaggTTCCAATCTCTCCT encodes:
- the LOC126706831 gene encoding la-related protein 6C gives rise to the protein MAQAQPEKIQDSTEKEMKMKETSSVSFRFNAQAPEFVPRSQTQMPISGYVYPCLHFLGGTAGCGSNLFYVGDQDPAYLISNPNVVPPNLSKNTQTNDLQQKINKQVEYQFSDMSLLAYDALVKHINKDPEGYVPISVIASTKKIKSLVSNNSVLVQALRSSPRLVLSDDGKKVRRRDPFTERAKEELQSRTIVAENLPEDHSHQNLEKIFGVVGSVKTIRICHPQESNSSRSKCDFSISNKLHALVEYETTERAEKAVEKLNDERNWRKGLRVKLLLRRTPKSVLKSRKSDFDSVSEDDEKPPPESYEESSQPNNIDSAIESNAEENSVGTKKGWARGRGKSRGRAQSHIGRGLIALSPQLCSSGVHCEASAKQASKGPRMPDGTRGFTMGRGKPLSTAALTGSP